CGTTCGCCATCTCACCGAGGGCAGCCCGTAGCGCCAGGGCGGGCGCCGGGAGCACCGCCGGACGCCGGAGAGCCCGTGCGAGGGTGCGAACAAACTCGGCGTTACGGCAGGTTCCGGGGGCGACCAGGTTCACGGGGCCCGCTACCGGCGTGTCCAGCAGGTGGAGGAGAGCCCGGACCTCGTCCTCCAGTGTGATCCACGACCACCACTGCCGACCATTACCGAGGCGGCCGCCAAGGCCCAGTCGAGTCAGGGCAAGCATCCTTCCCAGTGCACCACCGTCGGGTGTGCACACGATGCCGGTTCGGGCCAGCACCAAGCGGGTGTCGGGCGAGGCAATCGGCGCTGCCGCCGCCTCCCAGCGTTCGCAAACTTCGGCCAGGAAACCAGTCCCCGGCAGCGAATCCTCGGTGAGTTCCTCGTCGCCGCGGTCGCCATAGAAGCCGACTGCAGAGGCCGACACTACGACGGCCGG
The DNA window shown above is from Acidimicrobiales bacterium and carries:
- a CDS encoding TIGR01777 family oxidoreductase, which codes for MRTVAVTGASGLVGTVLTAALEKRGDRVVPIGRRPPAGGVAWDLAARRIDETALEGVDAVVHLAGERIDGRWTPTKKRRILDSRVEGTEVLAEALAGLGRPPAVVVSASAVGFYGDRGDEELTEDSLPGTGFLAEVCERWEAAAAPIASPDTRLVLARTGIVCTPDGGALGRMLALTRLGLGGRLGNGRQWWSWITLEDEVRALLHLLDTPVAGPVNLVAPGTCRNAEFVRTLARALRRPAVLPAPALALRAALGEMANGLLLASARVQPVGLEDSGFSFRSPDLTSAIAELLSPGRPRS